A genomic segment from Streptomyces sp. TLI_235 encodes:
- a CDS encoding DNA-binding response OmpR family regulator (partial gene), with the protein MVVAATRGRHAEGDTPMHALLVEDDDRMARALGTALAQRGHTTRRVGRALDALRLVHEAEFVLLDLGLPDLDGLDLLRRLRAVCDAPLIVVTARCEERDIVQGLRAGADDYVVKPFRMAELMARIDTVRRRTDRPGTPTEPAGPRIAVGDVAVDLAARTVAVAGLPVHLTRREFDVLAYLAARRTQVHSREEILDRIWGDAFLAASRSLDVHVAGIRAKTGRPHLVRTVRGFGYQLGTADSP; encoded by the coding sequence ATGGTCGTGGCGGCCACCCGTGGCCGCCACGCCGAGGGGGACACGCCGATGCACGCACTGCTCGTCGAGGACGACGACCGGATGGCCCGCGCCCTGGGCACCGCCCTCGCCCAGCGCGGCCACACCACCCGCAGGGTCGGGCGCGCCCTGGACGCCCTGCGGCTCGTCCACGAGGCCGAGTTCGTCCTGCTCGACCTGGGCCTGCCCGACCTGGACGGCCTCGACCTGCTGCGCCGGCTGCGCGCGGTCTGCGACGCGCCGCTGATCGTCGTCACCGCCCGCTGCGAGGAACGCGACATCGTGCAGGGCCTGCGCGCCGGCGCCGACGACTACGTCGTGAAACCGTTCCGGATGGCCGAACTGATGGCCAGGATCGACACCGTCCGCCGCCGCACCGACCGGCCCGGCACCCCGACCGAGCCCGCCGGTCCGCGGATCGCCGTCGGCGACGTCGCCGTCGACCTCGCCGCCCGTACGGTCGCGGTCGCCGGCCTGCCCGTACACCTGACCCGCCGCGAGTTCGACGTCCTCGCGTACCTCGCCGCCCGCCGCACCCAGGTCCACTCCCGGGAGGAGATCCTCGACCGGATCTGGGGCGACGCCTTCCTCGCCGCCTCCCGCTCGCTGGACGTGCACGTCGCCGGCATCCGCGCCAAGACCGGCCGCCCCCACCTCGTCCGCACCGTCCGCGGCTTCGGCTACCAACTCGGCACCGCGGACTCGCCC